GCTGATCTCTTCATACTATCGGTTCGCAGATCTTGATGCTTTTGCGAAATTTCATCGAAGAGATGTGAGTTACGCCAATGACGAAATGAGAGCGATCTGGCACTTGACAATGTCAACGCAAAATCTCCGCCAAATAGTCCTTGCAATCAAAGGACTAAAGACCATTGAGGATGCCGCAGCACGTAGTGGAGAGCAAGCCGGTCTGACCCATTCCGTTTCAATTCTCGATTCTTTCACCGGGATGCGACCGAACTATTTCGAAGCGTTGGTAGGCGCAAAAGAGCTTAACTCAATCATCGAGACTGCAGCAAGCCATCTGAAATCAAGCGATCCATCCGCTTTGGAACTTCTCACCCAATATATCAACATGTTTGTGAGCCAGGATAAAGAACATCGGCGATGAATTTCCGCGCGACATTTATGTCAAAAGGAATGTTACCCCATACCCGATTCTAAGAGCTGTAACGCTCAACGGTATCGCACCCGGCTTCCTGCCACTACGAAAGTTTGCTTGCGATGAGAACGAGGTAAGCGTATCCCACAAGAATTCCGAGTACCGCATTGTACTCCTTATTTCGAAGCACCTGCTGCCAGGAAAACTGTGTAGAGATGTTTGGGTACAGCCGGATTGTCGGATAGAGGGCGGGAACGTCGGCAGAATATTGCGAAAATTCGCCGGGAAATTTTCCTTGTAGCACAGATTCTTCATGCCGGATCACCGGAACATAACAGAGCGCAAAATAAGCTGCAACAAGCAACCAGATCCAGACGGAGTTTGCGACCAGACAGAATCCTACAGCGATCAGGAAACTTCCCAGATAAAGGGGATTTCGAATGATGCGGTATGGACCTCCTGTGGTCAATAGCTGCTCTTTGCGAAGGTGGCCTGCTGCCCAGATTCGAATCGCTTCACCCGCAACTACAAGTGCAATACTGAACCCCAAAAACCGTGGTTCATAACGAGCAAGCAGGAGCGCTGCAACAACAAGGGGGATGCCCAGGTTTCGGCGATGACGTCGCACCCATTGCGAATACAATTTAACCGCCAAGTCGCCAAGACTCCAAGAAATTAATTACTGATTTGTATTTAAAGATGTTGATAGATAGAAGGTTTTTTTGACGGAATCCAAGACCTGTGGCACTTCCAGTTTTTTCATGCATTGAATGCCGATCGGACAAACGCGCAGGTAACACGGACTGCACTGGTAATTGATGGTGCAGGCGGAATCATGCGGGTTCCACGGTCCGTTGCGAAGCGGATCAGTCGGTCCGTACAATCCAACCACAGGAATTCCCAGCGCCGATGCCAGATGGAGCGGTCCGGAGTCGCTGCTTACCATCAACCGGGATCTGCTGGTCAAAGCGATCAATTCGGAAAGATTCGTGCTGAAAGAAATCATTGCCGGTGTGATGCATTTGCGCGCGACTTTATCCGCGAGATGGCGCTCTCCCGGCCCCCATACGATGAGAGAAGGAATATGAAGATCGTTGTAAATCATGTCGATCAATTGCGCAAATTTATCTTCATCCCACAACTTTGTGATCCAGCCGCCGCCGGGGTTGATCAACACAAAATCTTCGATTTCGAGCTTCTTCAACTCCTGTTCCACGTACTGAACAGCTTCTTCCTCCGGATGAATGTGAAAATGAAGGGGCAAGTTTTCCGAGCGAATGCCAACAGACTCCAGCACAGCCAGATTCTTTTCGATGATGTGTTCCTTTTTTGCGGTCCCCGTGCTGAATTCGTTTAGAAACAGGAAGCTCCATTTCTGCGAGCGGTCCGAATGCGCCATGCCGATTCTTCTGGAAGATCCGGAAAAACGGGCGAGCAGCGCGGATTTGAAGATTCCTTGAAAATCGAGAACAAGGTCAAATTCCTGGGAGCGAAGATAGCGGAGAAAACTGTACACTTCTTTCCACACAGCCGGTGAAAGGATTCGTTTTCGCCACTTCTTTGTGTCCACGAGAAGTAGTTGGCCCACAGCCGGATGATGATTCAGCAATGGAGCCAGGCCTTTTTCGGCGATCCATGTAATTCGCGCGGAGGGAAATCGTTCTTTCAGCAGATGAGCAACAGGAAGTGTATGGATAATATCACCGATCGAATTTAGTTGCAGGATGCAGATCGATCGTGGTTCTTCAGGAATACCTGCGCCGTATTTCTTCGAATAACCAACGGGTGGATTGTATTTTCCTTCCCCCTGTAATGGAAGTTGAACCTCCATACCGCTTCACCGTCTCCTTCTCCGGAACTGTTTCCGGAGTATAGTCACCCCCCTTGCAATGAAAATGGGGCCTTAATTCTACCAATAAACGATCAACCGTGTCATCATCAAAAATAACGACGTAATCAACGCATTGCATTGCGCCAAGCAATTCCGCTCTCGCATCTTGGTTCAGGACCGGTCGTCCTTCTCCTTTTAAACGGTGCACCGAGTCGTCGGAGTTCAAGCCTACAATCAAAAGATCGCCGAGAGCGCGAGCTTCCTGCAGATAGCGCACGTGACCAACGTGCAACACATCAAAACAGCCATTGGCGAATACAACTCGGCTTTCTTTCCTGGATTCGAGAATTGCTTTCAGATCGTTGAGAGTGCGGACTTTATTCATGCATGTCCGCGATCCGGATTGCTTCACCCAGTTCTTCCGGCGTGACTGTAGCTGCCCCGCGTTTCATGACAACCAGACCGGCCGCGCAATTCGCGAGTCGCGCTGCATCGTAAAAGGATGCGCCGGCTGCGACCGCAAGCGCAAAAGTGGTGATCACCGTATCACCCGCGCCCGTTACGTCCACGATATCGGAGGAACCAAAAATAGGAATCGAACGCGGATCTTGATTTTTCGTAAATAAAGCCATTCCGTTTCTGCCGCGCGTAATCAACAAGGCTTGCAGATCCAGTTTTGTGAGCAAATGTTTTCCCGCTTCCATGATGTTTTTTGCGTCCACCGATTTCCCAAGAATCGATTCCAGTTCCGGTTCGTTGGGAGTGGCGGCTGTCACACCGGCGTAAGCCTGAAGGTTATAGCGGGAATCAACGAAACAGGGAAGCCCCGCCTGCGACAGCTCCTTTAAGATCGGAGCCAGATGCGCGGAGCTTGCCACGCCGAGTCCGTAGTCGGAAATGATCAAAACATCGAGATCTTTTGCAAAGTCAGAGAGTCGGTTCGTAAGTTCTTTATGGCAATGAGCATCGGCGGAGAGCGGCAAACAGCGATCGATTCGCAAGATCTGTTGTTTCACGGAGTGCGGAGAACCGGCCACAACTCGCTGTTTAATGAACGTGGGATGGTCATCATCGCAAACAATGCCATCCGTGGAAATTCCCTTCTCTTTCAATACGTGTAAGAGTGTTCTCCCCGGCGTGTCATTTCCGAGCACTCCGAAAGGATACGGATTTCCACCGAGCCCATGAATGTTATTGATCGCGTTGGCTGCGCCGCCCGGGCCGATTTGCGAAGCTTCATAATTCACAACAAAGACAGGTGCTTCACGCGAAAAGCGATGGATCGTGCCGTACACGTATTCGTCAGCAATCAAATCACCGTACACTCCCACTTTCTTCCCGCGCAAAGAAGGGAGGTAGTTCAGCAGATCTTTCATGATTCCAAATTCTCCAACCGGTTCCGCAATACTCGAGCGGGCATACCCACAACAATCGAGTAAGGTGGGATCTCCGAGTTCACAACTGCGCCAGCCGCGAAAACCGAATCGTTGCCGATTTTGCAGCCATCCAGAATGATCACTCCCGCTCCAAACCAGCAGTTATCTTCAATAAAAATCCCACCGCGACTCAAAGAAGGCTGTTGAATGATCGGAATATCGGTGCGTGAAAAATCATGGTTTCCGCCGCCGACAAAATAAACGTAGGATGCAACCAGAGTATTCTTGCCAAGCTCCACCGCGCTTTCTGAATGTACGAGTGAATTCTGCGCTATGTTGGTCCCTGATCCCAGTTTGATATAGCCGCCTTTGCAGCTCAGAATGTTGTTGCGGCTCAGTACACAATTATCGCCGAGCTCAATTCCGCGCGGGTCGTCACCTTTTGCGTCAAGAACGCAATTCTCATCGATGATGCAATTTTCTCCGATTTTGATTTTGTGAGGATGGCGGATCGTGATGTTCCTTCCGAAAGTCACATTGCGTCCGATTTTTCCGAAGACGAGCGGATAAAAGAGATTGCGCAAAAAATAACCGATAGCTCCCGTGCGCGAGTTGCACAGCATCATTACGAGTTCGTACTTGAACAGCATCCACCAGGAGCGCATACCGATCTGCATATCCATGTACTTCTGGATCGGTGTCTTTGCGGTGGTCGTCAGCTGTGATTGAAAATCTGTGTAAGGACGGGCCAATGGTTCGGCAACTTTCTCATTCATTTTTTAACAGAAGATAACGAAGAAAACGAAGGAATTTGAACAGAAGGACGCAAAGAACGCGAAGCGAAAATCATTCAATCTTAGCGTGCTTTGCGATCTTCTGTTCAAAATTTGATCTTAGTTTCCTTTTTTAGCTTTTGTTCAAAATTAGCGTGCGTTGTATGAAATCTGATGGACTGCTTTTGTGCCGGTGTTATTAATCTTATTGCTCAGACCATTCGGCTCTTTGTACGAGATCATGCAGCAACCAATGCAACCTCTCCAGATGCCGGCCTGCTGAAGTTGTCTGCGGAAGGCTTTATACTTTTCGCCATTCCAGATTTCCATCAAAGAATTCTTGCGAATATTTCCCATGTTGTAGCTATAGCAGGGGAACACATCGCCATAAGGACCTATGTGCATCGTTGACCATACAACACGGCAAGTGAAGTGTTCTAGATCAGGCGTGTTCTGATAATGGTCCACAATGTCATCCAGAGGCATGATCGGATTGAAACGAACTTTCGTGACCCGATGCGCATTCGACCGCGCGGTCAGCTCTTCGCAAACCTCACGGAGCAGTTTTGCGTCGATCGGGCGAACCGGCGCGGGAACTTTCATGTGCGCGCGCGCATCTCCCGAGCCTTCGATGCCGTAAGAGGATGGTTGATTATTCACCACCTGATAGGAAACCATGTCCACGCCATTCTCTTCAGCAAGCTTGAAAATGTCGATGAGGCTGTTGATGTTTTCGTCTGTGATGACAACCTTCAAATCGATGATGGGATATTTCTTCTTTTGTTTCCTTTTCTCTTCTCCGAGTGTGTGAATCGTACGCACGGTCTTTTTGTACGCACCTTTGATTTTGACGATGTGATCGTGAAATTCTTCGGGACCTTCAATGGAAACTCCAACAGACATCAATCCGCTTGTCAGTAGATTCGAGGCGCCCATGGAAATTAATTCGGCGAGTTTCTGATCGTTCAAGACCGTTCCATTTGTGACGAAATGACCTTTGTGTTTGCGGCTGATGTACCGCATGATGTCCATGAAGTCGTAGCGGGCCGTGGGTTCGCCACCCGTAATAGTGACGACGGAAAAGCGCGGTAGTGAGTCGACAATCGACTGGATCTCCTTGAGAGTCAGGACCTGCGGCTGCATTTTCTTGGCGCGTTCGACGTTTTCGGGACTGACCACCATGCAAAACTCGCAACGAAGGTTGCAGAAATGCGTAATCACGATGGCGACTCGAAGGGGCGGAAAAGCCCGTCCCTGCTTGTCGAATTTTTGCGGAATCGTCGTGTACGCGCGCGTAACGTCCCGGTATAAAGTGCCAAAATTCATGTTGATTCTCGTGAACTAGAAACTTGCTATTATAACACGGTGACCAGAAACATGCTCGTCAGCATCGTCACGCCGAGTTACAACCAGGCTGCTTTCCTCGAAGAAACAATCCAGTCCGTATTCAACCAGACTTATCAGGATCTGGAATATATCATCATCGATGGCGGCTCAACGGATGGCTCCCAGGAAATCATCCATAAATACGAAACTAAGCTCGCTTACTCGCAAAGCAAGAAGGATGGGGGTTATGCAGATGCCATCAATCAAGGATGGATGCGAGCCACGGGCGACATCCTTGCCTATCTGAATTCGGACGACCTTCTGGAAAAGGACGCACTGCAAAAGGCGGTGCATGCTTTTTCAGATTCACCAGATACAGATGTTGTTTATGGCGACACAACTCTGATTGATGCCCGCGGCAATACCCTGAGCGTTTTTCGGAGCGAACCATTTGATCTTCGCTCTATTTTCCAGACATGGAACGATCCGGTCCGTCAACCGTCCGCTTTTATTCGCAAATCTGTATGGGATCGATTTGGCGGCTTGGACGAGAGTTTTCAATTTTGCGCAGATTTTGAATACTGGATCCGCATCGCCGGCGGCGGCGCCCGATTTCTTTACGTTCCTGATTTACTTTCCAGAGCAAGAACACATTCTGCAGCGAAGTCGGTAGGCCAGCAGGATGTTCAGGCGAAAGAGCTCATCCGCATCTTCGAAAAATTCCGCAACACGCCCGTATTTACAAATTCCGGTGCTTCGGAAAAGGAATCATGGAAAGCGTTGTATCGCGTTGTCAGCGAACACTACATCAATGCCGGGCACAATTGGGATGCACTGCGAGCGTACAACAAATACAGCACACAAGCATTTTCAGGATTCGAACGCGCGTATAGGACTTTGCGTTTCATCGGGAGGTTGATGTTTCGAAGTTAGATTACGATTACGATCAAGATCACGATCCACGATTACGATTGCGTGAGGTTGGGATCACGTATATCATTAGCCTCTATGAATTCGATTACGGCGAAACGGAGTGAGATGGTTTTCATTCCAGGACCGGAAGGTGAGCTGGAAGGGATCTTCTCTTACGTTTCCAAAAAAGTTACGCACCTCGCGGTGCTGTGCCATCCCCATCCTTTATATGGCGGCACCATGCATAACAAAGTGATTTATTCGATGGCGATGGCGCTCAATCAGATCGGTTATGCAACGGTGCGGTTCAATTTTAGAGGTGTCGGACGTTCCAGCGGCGCATTCAATCACGGCATCGGTGAGCAACGGGATGTGGAGGCGGTCCTCGATCATTTTCATCATCAATATCCGGAAGCCATGCTGGTCGTGGGCGGATTCTCATTCGGAGCAAAAGTGGGTTTGCTGGTTGCGTCGCGCGATGAGAGAGTCTCAGCTGTGATCGGAACCGGAGTGACTGTGGATGTTGCCGATTTCAGTTTTCTTTTCGATTACGAAAAACCAAAGTTGATTTTGCAGGGCTCAAACGATCAGTACGGATCGATCAGCAGCACCCAGGACTGGTTCAATCAACTTCAGGAACCAAAGAAGCTCGTGGTCATCGAGGGAGCCGTGCATCTGTTTGATGGAAAATTAACGGAGCTGAAGAACGCCATCATCAATGATTTCCCCGCGTTAACTCAGCACTCGGCACTCATTACTCAGCACTCTCAATAACCCATTCAATGTGCTTTTCCAGCACCGTTAGAGGCATCGAGCCACTTTCCAGAACGGCGGCGTGAAACTTACGCACATCATATTTTTCTTTGAGCGCCTGTTGGGTTTTTTCCCGTAGAGCGCGTATTTTGAAGCTGCCCATCTTATAGCCGAGAGCCTGTCCGGGAATATCGCAGCAATAACGCAACGACTCTGTGTGGATTTGCGTCTCCGATTCCAGGAGATTTGCTCGCATGAATTGCATCGCTTTTTCACGCGGCCAATCAAAATAATTCATGCCGGTATCTACAACCAGCCGCACCGTCAAAAACATTTCCGCCGTCAACCTTCCGTAAAGCTCGTACGGATCCTGATACATGCCCATTTCCTCGGCCAGGCCGGACGAGTATTCGGCCCACCCTTCGACAAACGCGGTGTGGCCGCCCTCCCTTCGAAAAGCGGGAAGTGATTCATTCTCGGATTGTAGATTCAGCTGAAAATGATGTCCTGGGACCAGCTCATGATAAACGAGCGAGCCGGAGTTAAACATCGGTCTTTCTGATAGATTAGAACCATTATAGTAGTAAGTTCCTTTAGGATCCGATTTGGTGGGCACTTGGTAGTATCCGAACGTCATCGATCCTTCCAATTTTGGATCAAGGCGCGAGACTGCATGCGGAGCCTTTGGCTTGAGTGAGAAGTACTCCGGAATCTTCGGTTGAATCCGGCGGTCGAAAGACAGAAGCTTTTCGCCGATTTCTTCAGGTGTTTTTGGAATGAATTGCGGGTCGCTCTTTAAGTTCTTGTGAAACTCTTCCTGGGTGCCCTCAAATTTCAGCGACTCGCGCACGGTTTTCATCCTTTCCTGAAGTTTTCGCACCGCCTCCTGTCCGGTTTCATGGACCTCCTCCGGGGTGACATCCATCGTTGTGTGATAGCGTACAAGCGCGCGGTAGTAATCCTTTTTTTCCGACAGCGTGCGCGGCGACTGTTGTTTGTAGTCCGTCTTCAAATAATCAATCAGCTTCTGGAAAGACGTGTTTACTTCGGTATTGATGACGGTGGCCATCTCCTTTGCGAGAGCTTCCTTCTTCACCTTTTTGGAATAGAAAGGACTGTTCTCACCTTCCTTTCCGTAGTTAGAAAGAAAAGGAATTACGATTTCCAGCTCATCTTTTGGAACCAGAACACCTTCCTTCGCCTGCCGTTCGACGGTCGTGTGGAGTTGCTGAACGTACACAGGCAGCTTTTTCAATAACGCGACGTACTTCTCTGCATCCTCCTCTGAGTTTACGGCGAAGGTGGTGAATGCTTGATGAATTGTGGACAGATCGGAAGCGTAGGGCGTGATCGGAGAAGTGAATTTGAAATAGCGAACAAGATCGACGACTTGCGCGCACTCCCATTTCAAGATTTCCAGAGAAAGGAATTCTTCATGATCGATTTCCTTCGGATCTACTCCTTTCAGTTTGTCTAAAATGTTGTTGCAGAATGCGGCTTCTCTTTTTGCATCCTCCAGAGTGGGATCCGGCAGATCGGTGATCGGCAATCCGAATTTGATCCGGAGGTAGAGAGATTCATCCAGCTCATGTTGCCAGTATTCATCGGCAACCTGTTTGAGAAGAGTCGAGCTTTTGTTTTGTGCATGAAGTGTTGCGAAAAAAAGGAATAAAACGAAAAGTAATACAATTCTTTTAGCCATTGTGTCCTTTTCTAAATCGGTCCAGTTGGAAGAACGGATCCGGTTTCTGTTTATCGAGAACGAGTCCGGCGGTGTATTCGCCGACTGCGGGGCCATGTTTGAAACCGTGCCCGGACCCGCCTCCCACAATCCAGATGTTCTTCATTTGAGTATGCTGATCGATGATGAAGTTTTGATCGGGACTATTCTCATACTGACAGACGCGGGATTCCACCAGAGGCGCATTTTTTAGATCCGGAAAACGCAGCTCAAGAAATTTTCTGGCCGCTTCAAGTTTTTCCGAAGTGATTTTTCGTTCGCCGCTGGTTGGGTTGAAAGGTTCACCGCGCGTATCGTCCGCAACTTTGAAGCCACGCCGCTCATTTCCCGGCACGCCGTAAATCAAACGCTCCCCGTGATCGATCCAGACAGGCATTTTCTTTTCCGTCCAGCGATCCTCTGCCGCAGGAGTTCCGAAAAAGAAAACCTCCTGCCGTGTGGGTTCAATCAAACGGCCCACCATCAGCTCAGGAAAGAGTTCGCTGAGCCAGGGACCGCAGGCAAACACGTACGCATCCGCCTGGAACGTGGATCCATCGGATAATTGCAAAGCGCCTTCCGGTCCTCGTTTTGCGGAAAGCAGGCGATACTCGCCGCCTTCCGCAATAAAAGAATCGAGAACGCACTGGCAGGCTTGTCGCGCGAGCAGAAAGCCCGCTTCCTCTTCCTTCAGGACCCAGCCAACGCCATCAAAATTGATTTGCGGATAATGTTTGGAAGCTTCTGACGGAGTTAGTTTTTGGTAAGGAAGACCCTCGGCCTCCAACAGCGGCATCGCGGCTTTTTCGTAATCGTCATTTTGATTTTCACGAATCATCCATATCGCATTTGTTTTTGTATAGATTTTCCTGTTCCATGCTTTTTCCGCTTCCTTCCATAGCTGAAACGAACGAACCGTCCACTTCACGTAGATCCGGTTCGGTCCGTACACGCCACGAATGACCCGAGTTTCACCACCGGAGCTTGCGCGCGCATTTCCTGGACCCCAGGCGTCGAACACTGTGACCTGTGCTCCGTTGCGAAGAAGAAAGAGCGCTGTCCATCCGCCAAATGCGCCGGCGCCAATCACGGCGACGCGTAACTTCGTAGCGGATGATGCAAGCGCAGGAATTGCAAGGGGCATTGCGAGCGAGCCCGCGAGAAAACTTCGGCGTGGAAATTTCCCTACGGCCATCGATATCCATGGTAGCACGGAGCTATAACAAAGTAGCGCGGACGTCTCGTCTGCGGAGCTGCAGGCGGGACGCCCGCACTACTTTGTTTATAATTGCATCATGAGGATATCAGCATTACTCTTTTGTATTCTGTTCATCACAATTTTCAGCTTTGCGGCAGAAGATGTGAAACCACAAAGGATCAAACCGGGACCAGGTCAGGAATCAGTCTGGGACTATCCGCGCCCGCCAAGGGTGGAAAAGACTTCGAAGAAGATTCGTGTCCTTTATGACGGCGTTGTGATCGCCGAAACGGATCGTGCTGTGCGGGTTTTGGAAACCGGACACGCTCCCGTTTATTACATCCCGCGTGAAGATATACATATGGAGCACATGACTCCATCAACCAAAAGCTCAAAGTGTGAATGGAAAGGAACAGCCGTTTATTTCAACATAAAGGGCAGAACAAAAGAAAATCAAAACGCCGCCTGGAGTTATCCGGAGCCAACACGAGGATATGAAATGATCCGAAATCATCTGGCTTTCTATCCGAAGTTGATGGATGCCTGTTTCGTCAATGGTGAACGTGTCGTTCCCCAGCCAGGCGAATATTATGGCGGATGGATTACGAATGAAATCGTAGGACCGTTTGCAGGAGAATAGGATTGCATGATGAGCGATACAACACTGGCAACATCGGTTTTAAAGGAATTGGAAGCGGAAGCAAATGCATCGCGCAGATGTTTGGAAAGAATTCCTGAAAGATTGTTTGGCTGGAAACCACACGAAAAATCGATGCCAATGGGTTATTTGTCTTTGCTCGTTGCCGAAATTCCCAAATGGATCACGCATACGATCAAGGATTCGGAGATCGATTTTGCTACCTTTCAACACTTAGAGCCGAAAACAGGTGCGGATTTAGTAAAGCATCTCGATGAGAATCTTGCCGAGGCGAAACAGGCTTTGCAAAAGGTAATGGACGGATCGCTCGATGCGCCCTTCTATCTAAAAAACCAGGGGCAGGTGCTGTTTTCATCCTCAAAGAGAGACATGATTCTACCGATGGTCAACCATCTGGTCCATCACCGCGGACAATTGACGATTTACATGCGGCTGAATAATATACCGGTTCCTTCGATCTACGGACCTTCAGCCGACGAACAGGTGTTCTGAGTTATAGAAGTTCGTACGCAGCAGCAGCGATCTCACCCATTGCCTGACCGGTTATTTCGCGAATGGCGTGTGGTTTTGAGCTGACCGGAACGTGATTTACAAAAATGGCGAAGGCCAGGCTGTGCCCCTTTTTAGTGGTCACGTAACCTGCCAGGGCTTTGCTGTCGACCATCACTCGCTTGTGCAGAAGATCGGACCTGCCATAAGTCCCAGTTTTTGCAAAGACGTGACCGGCCGCTGCTGAATATACCTGGATCTGAAACAACGTGCCATCTTTTCCAAGGATCGGCAAAGCATCATGAAATGTCTTTGCCTCCTTATGCCTTGCCCAGTAAGCAAGATAGCTGGTCATGAATTCCGGAGTGAAGTTCGCCGAACCGCCGGCGCCATCTTCCTGCGACGCAGCATCATCGTTCAATCCGGCTTTCGCTAGAAACTCCCGCATTAAATCGAACCCTGATTGTGGCGCTTCTTTTTTTGCAACCACCGAAGCAAGAACATACGGCATCATGCTGGCATGCAGATTCTGACTCACTTTGAGAATGATTTTGATCTCTTCTTTCATGGGTGGCGAGATGTGTTCAGCAACTTGATTTTCCGATTTGTAAAAAGTTGCAAGCGATTTGAAATCCGGCTGATCCTCTTTTAATCTTGCGTTGGCGACAATGCCCTCTTCGCGCAATGCTTCTGTAAGCAACATCTCGCCGTATCGCGCAGGATCTGGAACTGCATAACTGAACATTGTCTCCGGCCCGTTTGCCGGAAGGGAACCAGCAAGCGTGACAGTTCGAGAACCGTCACTGTTCTCAATATCGGAATCCCATCGCAGGTCGGGATCGGAATCGCTTTTCCCTGTGATTGCGCGATTCACGATTCTCACGTAAGACGTTAACGGAGCAACTTTCATCGCTACGGCAGCGTTTTCTGAATCGCCAGGTTTTACAAGCACATCCATAACGTTATCGTTCACTACGATTGGTGAAATAACCACGCCGGTGCCGAGCTCGCGGTCTCCTTGCTTGAACAGAGTCGCGTCCACCAGGACTCGCCCGCTGATTCTTTTGATTTTGTGACCAGCAACCTGTTTTGCCAATTTGCGAATTACTCGCAGCGGGTCCTCTCCGACACCACGGCTGTGCTCTCCTCCGTAAGAATGATCTTCATTTTCAAACAACAGAGCCTCGCCCTCTGTGACTCTTGAGGACAGGTTAGGATCGCCGCTTGCGACCAGAACAAGATCTCCTTGCAAAGTTTCGTTTATCACTTCACCGGTTCGATAGATGCGTGTAGGAAAACGATAATCGGGTCCAAGGATTTCCAGCGCGCTTCCCGCTGTTATCAATTTTGTGGTGGACGCGGGAATAAAGAACTTGTTTGCATTCAGCGCATAAAGCGTTTGTTTCTTTTCGAGCGATAGAAAATGGATTCCA
The bacterium genome window above contains:
- a CDS encoding DUF885 domain-containing protein, translating into MAKRIVLLFVLFLFFATLHAQNKSSTLLKQVADEYWQHELDESLYLRIKFGLPITDLPDPTLEDAKREAAFCNNILDKLKGVDPKEIDHEEFLSLEILKWECAQVVDLVRYFKFTSPITPYASDLSTIHQAFTTFAVNSEEDAEKYVALLKKLPVYVQQLHTTVERQAKEGVLVPKDELEIVIPFLSNYGKEGENSPFYSKKVKKEALAKEMATVINTEVNTSFQKLIDYLKTDYKQQSPRTLSEKKDYYRALVRYHTTMDVTPEEVHETGQEAVRKLQERMKTVRESLKFEGTQEEFHKNLKSDPQFIPKTPEEIGEKLLSFDRRIQPKIPEYFSLKPKAPHAVSRLDPKLEGSMTFGYYQVPTKSDPKGTYYYNGSNLSERPMFNSGSLVYHELVPGHHFQLNLQSENESLPAFRREGGHTAFVEGWAEYSSGLAEEMGMYQDPYELYGRLTAEMFLTVRLVVDTGMNYFDWPREKAMQFMRANLLESETQIHTESLRYCCDIPGQALGYKMGSFKIRALREKTQQALKEKYDVRKFHAAVLESGSMPLTVLEKHIEWVIESAE
- a CDS encoding FAD-dependent oxidoreductase, which codes for MAVGKFPRRSFLAGSLAMPLAIPALASSATKLRVAVIGAGAFGGWTALFLLRNGAQVTVFDAWGPGNARASSGGETRVIRGVYGPNRIYVKWTVRSFQLWKEAEKAWNRKIYTKTNAIWMIRENQNDDYEKAAMPLLEAEGLPYQKLTPSEASKHYPQINFDGVGWVLKEEEAGFLLARQACQCVLDSFIAEGGEYRLLSAKRGPEGALQLSDGSTFQADAYVFACGPWLSELFPELMVGRLIEPTRQEVFFFGTPAAEDRWTEKKMPVWIDHGERLIYGVPGNERRGFKVADDTRGEPFNPTSGERKITSEKLEAARKFLELRFPDLKNAPLVESRVCQYENSPDQNFIIDQHTQMKNIWIVGGGSGHGFKHGPAVGEYTAGLVLDKQKPDPFFQLDRFRKGHNG
- a CDS encoding DUF427 domain-containing protein, translated to MRISALLFCILFITIFSFAAEDVKPQRIKPGPGQESVWDYPRPPRVEKTSKKIRVLYDGVVIAETDRAVRVLETGHAPVYYIPREDIHMEHMTPSTKSSKCEWKGTAVYFNIKGRTKENQNAAWSYPEPTRGYEMIRNHLAFYPKLMDACFVNGERVVPQPGEYYGGWITNEIVGPFAGE
- a CDS encoding DinB family protein; the protein is MSDTTLATSVLKELEAEANASRRCLERIPERLFGWKPHEKSMPMGYLSLLVAEIPKWITHTIKDSEIDFATFQHLEPKTGADLVKHLDENLAEAKQALQKVMDGSLDAPFYLKNQGQVLFSSSKRDMILPMVNHLVHHRGQLTIYMRLNNIPVPSIYGPSADEQVF
- the dacB gene encoding D-alanyl-D-alanine carboxypeptidase/D-alanyl-D-alanine-endopeptidase, which translates into the protein MRKLVLFLSFFLLAAGILEAGPLESRLQKIMNRPEFRHATFGIHFLSLEKKQTLYALNANKFFIPASTTKLITAGSALEILGPDYRFPTRIYRTGEVINETLQGDLVLVASGDPNLSSRVTEGEALLFENEDHSYGGEHSRGVGEDPLRVIRKLAKQVAGHKIKRISGRVLVDATLFKQGDRELGTGVVISPIVVNDNVMDVLVKPGDSENAAVAMKVAPLTSYVRIVNRAITGKSDSDPDLRWDSDIENSDGSRTVTLAGSLPANGPETMFSYAVPDPARYGEMLLTEALREEGIVANARLKEDQPDFKSLATFYKSENQVAEHISPPMKEEIKIILKVSQNLHASMMPYVLASVVAKKEAPQSGFDLMREFLAKAGLNDDAASQEDGAGGSANFTPEFMTSYLAYWARHKEAKTFHDALPILGKDGTLFQIQVYSAAAGHVFAKTGTYGRSDLLHKRVMVDSKALAGYVTTKKGHSLAFAIFVNHVPVSSKPHAIREITGQAMGEIAAAAYELL